From the Limosilactobacillus panis genome, one window contains:
- the efp gene encoding elongation factor P: MIQTIDLKKGMVFERGGKLLKVLQINHHKPGKGNTLMQMDIQDVRTGSIVHTTMRPSEKVEQVNVDKRNAQYLYDEGDSAVFMDLENYNQYTLTHDQLGDDRNYLVENMNITLNFVNGNIIGVELPTTVEMTVAQTEPMIKGATIDGGGKPATMSTGLVVNVPAFIKTGDKLIINTTDGSYKSRA, translated from the coding sequence ATGATTCAAACAATTGATTTGAAAAAGGGCATGGTTTTTGAACGTGGCGGCAAACTGTTAAAGGTTCTGCAAATTAACCACCATAAGCCAGGTAAGGGTAACACTTTGATGCAGATGGACATCCAAGACGTTCGGACCGGTTCAATTGTCCACACAACGATGCGGCCATCTGAAAAGGTTGAACAGGTTAACGTTGACAAGCGTAACGCCCAATACCTTTACGACGAAGGCGACTCTGCCGTATTCATGGATTTGGAGAATTATAACCAATACACTTTAACCCACGACCAACTTGGTGACGACCGTAACTACCTGGTTGAAAACATGAACATCACCCTGAACTTTGTTAACGGCAACATCATCGGTGTTGAATTGCCAACCACTGTTGAAATGACTGTTGCTCAAACAGAACCAATGATCAAGGGTGCTACCATCGATGGTGGTGGTAAGCCTGCTACTATGAGCACCGGCTTAGTTGTTAACGTTCCAGCCTTCATTAAGACTGGTGACAAGCTGATCATCAACACCACTGATGGCAGTTACAAGTCCCGTGCATAA